The following DNA comes from Brassica oleracea var. oleracea cultivar TO1000 chromosome C5, BOL, whole genome shotgun sequence.
GTGACCAAAACATATTTTTTTAATATTCTCCATTCTCACTTTTAACAAATGAACACACTGCATAAAAAAATGAGCTATATAGTCCATCAATTTTCTTTCATTTTGGTATTTTTATGTTCATAAAAAAAATCAGCGCATTAAAATGGGAGAAATTTTTATATCGATTTTAAAGGTATAAATTTTGATTAATTGTTGAACAAATTTTCCTTTTTTTGATTAATTAATTGCGTAAATGTCATCGTCCCGTGTGGACGGACCCACTGGTGGTTGCTAGCGAGCTACCGTCAGTCAAACCTTATTTTTTATTCAACTCAACCAACAACCCTTTTTCCCGCCGCCGTTAGGTCGTATCAGAGAACCACACACAGGCTGCTTCAAATGAGAGTTGAGAGAAGCCACAGACACAGGTATTCATTTGATGCTCTGACTGAGTTATTATTCGACAAAATCAACAGAGTAGCTTAACATGGATAAAGACTAACACAACAGTTGCAAGCTGACTGATAAACACACACAAACAAGACGCTCGCACTCTTTTGAAGTGTTTTCTCATATCTTATAATTCAATAAATGCGATGTTCCATCAAGACCTTTCTCAATGTATCCCTTTGAGTACTCAGGTACAGTGAACTCTCTGTATTTCGGAGGGTTCTCTTCAGACACAAGCTCTTTGATTGGTCCGTAAACCGTTGAATTCGGAATCACACTCGAGCTGAAAAAGCACGCCACTGAGATCCTCGGTCCAGCTTTGTTAGCAAGTACCCTATGCTCCACGCTTTTGAACTTATCGTTCGTCATCAACTACACAACACATAAAAGTTATACTCATTCATTCAATGCATCTCACACTAAGGCTTTTACTGTATAGTCATATTAGAGTAAACATTTACTCTAACTTTTGTTTTACTCTGTGTTCCACCAAAATTTAACCAATCAAGTGAAATATTTTTTCACAATATTACTCTAATTACTATTCAAACAAAGAAAAACACACACTTAGTTTTATTCCATAATTTATCGGAGTAAAAACATTTATTCCACCTTTTTCTCTTTTTTCACCATATTACTCTAATTATTTTCAGCTCTTTTTCAACAAATTTTTTTACTCCATTTTACTGTACTTTTACCAATCACACTTGTTACCGTGTGTCTCTTTACCTGCAAGAAGTCTCCGATGTTGATGACAAGAGCCCCGGGGATGGGCGAGACATCGACCCAACAGTCTTGATGAAGGACTTGAAGACCACCGATTTGGTCTTGAAGGAGCATGGTTATAAAGGTGTTGTCTGAATGCTTACTTGTTCCCAAAGTTATGTCAGGTTGTGGACAAGGAGGGTAATAATGACAGAGCAAAAGCAAACCCTTCATGCAACCTAAGCTCTTAAGCTTATCAGAGTTTAAACCAAGAGCTTCGGATAGAAGTTCAAAAAGCAAACCACCTAAGCTCATCACGTGCTTCGAGTATCCTATCATAGCATCTCTGAGCCAATGATGTGAGAATCAATATATATCTTACAATTTATCCTAAGATTTCTCAAAGTAAAATGTTTTTTTCTTTTAACTTAAAATATATATAAATCCAACCCGAAAACGGAATTAAGTTTTCGATTACAAGCCGACTTGAACAAAATTTCTCAAATTAAACGGGATTAAATATTTTTTTTAACGTAAAATGTTTTTTAAAACTTAAATCTATATAAAATGGGCTTTTTGCAAAAGTGACTCAAAACTTGGAGTCAAACAGAAAACTAACCTTTTCTTTTGACTCCTTTTTTTTTTGAGATTTTAACCCCACACCTGCACTTTATCTACGAAAATGCCATTAACATTTTTTTTTTTTTTCGAAAATGGCTTCTTTACTGTCTCAACCTCATCTTCTTCAAGTATTTACAATACTGCCACTGCAATGAATAGTGGCAACAACCTTGTACGAACTGTTTGGAGCTTTTAATGCCCTTTAATGCACGTAAATCTCTTTACACTCTCTCTGTTTCAATTGTTATGAACTAAAAACAACATTTCTTTCACTTTCTCTCTATATTCATCCAAAAAACTCAAGCTTTTGATTCAAAATATGGGCTATGGTTGCAGAGCCATATTTCTTTCGTTTTGACTTACGGTTGCTTTCGTTTGAGGTTCTGGGTGGTTGGAGAAGACCCTGTGTGCAAACGAAGTCATCTCACCTAGTTTAAGGTACGAATTTGAATTTTTTTTCAAGATCTGTTCGCGTAGAAGACTTACTAGTAAGTCATCTGTATGTAGAAGACTTACTGATGAGTCTTCTGGTCAAACGGACGACATAAATTAAGTCGTCCAGCTTTGTTTGTTAAAAAAAAACACTTCAGACGACTTATATATACGTCGTCTACGAGAAACGGGCTAGTTTTGCATTTGACCGAATCGTGTCAGATCTTTGACTATTTCTGGACGACTTATAATTCAGTCGTCTCTGGGAAAGTTAAAATTTCAATATTTTATGAAAACTTGACGACTTACGTGTAAGTCGTCCTAGGTTAGTTTTGTAATTGAAAAATAAAACTTCATAATTTAACTTTAACCAGACGACTTAATATAAAGTCGTCCCTCCAGAAGACTTAATTTAAAGTCGTCCGGGGAAAGCAAAGTCGTCCAGAATTTTTCCCAATTTTCTGGTCAAACCTTGCTTATCCCGGACGACCTTAAATTAAGTCGTTTAGCTGGACGACTTTATATTAAGTCGTCTGGTTAAAGTTAAATTATGAAGTTTTATTTTTCAATTACAAAACTAACCTAGGACGACTTACACGTAAGTCGTCAAGTTTTCATAAAATATTGAAATTTTAACTTTCCCAGAGACGACTGAATTATAAGTCGTCCAGAAATAGTCAAAGATCTGACACGATTCGGTCAAATGCAAAACTAGCCCGTTTCTCATAGACGACGTATATATAAGTCGTCTGAAGTGTTTTTTTTTAACAAACAAAGCTGGACGACTTAATTTAAGTCGTCCGTTTGACCAGAAGACTCATCAGTAAGTCTTCTACATACAGATGACTTACTAGTAAGTCTTCTACGCGAACAGATCTTGAAAAAAAATTCAAATTCGTACCTTAAACTAGGTGAGATGACTTCGTTTGCACACAAGGTCTTCTCCAACCACCCAGAACCTCAAACGAAAGCAACCGTAAGTAAAAACGAAAGAAATATGGCTCTGTCAACCATAGCCCATATTTTGAATCAAAAGCTTGAGTTTTTTGGATGAATATAGAGAGAAAGTGAAAGAAATGTTGTTTTTAGTTCATAACAATTGAAACAGAGAGAGTGTAAAGAGATTTACGTGCATTAAAGGGCAATAAAAGCTCCAAACAGTTCGTACAAGGTTGTTGCCACTATTCATTGCAGTGGCAATATTGTAAATACTTGAAAAAGATGAGGTTGAGACAGTAA
Coding sequences within:
- the LOC106293664 gene encoding 1-aminocyclopropane-1-carboxylate oxidase homolog 7, producing the protein MVAENSIEFECKSIDETKAAVHGGLIEPQITEFTSIFGLPPVASDEKKPSVTASDLAVPIIDFAMSREGIVEKIKEASEKWGIFQVINHGVPSSVLEEIKDGVVRFHEEDPEVKKTYFSRDFAKTFIYHNNFELYSSSAGNWRDSFACYMAPNPPNPEDIPVACRDAMIGYSKHVMSLGGLLFELLSEALGLNSDKLKSLGCMKGLLLLCHYYPPCPQPDITLGTSKHSDNTFITMLLQDQIGGLQVLHQDCWVDVSPIPGALVINIGDFLQLMTNDKFKSVEHRVLANKAGPRISVACFFSSSVIPNSTVYGPIKELVSEENPPKYREFTVPEYSKGYIEKGLDGTSHLLNYKI